A genomic region of Brevibacillus sp. JNUCC-41 contains the following coding sequences:
- a CDS encoding tetratricopeptide repeat protein: protein MNTVEQVIQHLKKGELTEALKHINRIKSSESAEDILLLAEEMLQLGFAEEAKDLFEHLLQLYPNEGELIVSLAEILIDMDQEDEAMLLLEKVSADDEVYPSALLLEADLYQLQGMDEVSERKLQQAKEMLPDEIIIDFALAELFFHQGRDQEAIANYIKVLEQEQEIAGVNVNQRLAEALSSSGKFEEALPHFEKALQDGLEINTLFEYAFTAFQAGLYETAIRKFIELKELDHEYHSLYLYLAKSYEHLEDLEKALKTVKEGIKADEFNKELYFFGGKIALKSGLDEEAENLFKEALAIDPGYLEAALTLLKLYMHHERYEDVLECIGEVRRYGEDDPQFEWIAAVSYQQTEQFKESLTSYHKAYNSFKNNQDFLEDYGFFLIEEGDRATSREVFNKLLEMNPANDEYAMILERLGESTDEM from the coding sequence ATGAACACAGTGGAACAAGTTATACAGCATTTAAAAAAAGGGGAATTAACAGAAGCTCTTAAACATATAAATCGAATTAAATCATCAGAGTCAGCAGAGGACATATTGTTGCTGGCCGAAGAAATGCTCCAGCTTGGTTTTGCGGAGGAGGCAAAGGATCTTTTTGAACATCTGCTGCAGCTCTATCCCAATGAAGGAGAATTGATTGTTTCGTTGGCGGAAATCCTTATTGACATGGACCAGGAAGATGAAGCGATGCTGTTGCTTGAAAAAGTAAGTGCAGATGATGAAGTATATCCAAGTGCTTTGCTTTTGGAAGCGGACCTTTATCAATTACAGGGGATGGATGAGGTCAGCGAACGGAAATTACAGCAAGCCAAGGAAATGCTTCCAGATGAGATCATCATTGATTTTGCACTAGCTGAACTGTTCTTTCATCAAGGAAGGGATCAGGAAGCCATTGCAAATTACATAAAGGTTTTGGAACAGGAACAAGAAATCGCTGGTGTTAATGTCAATCAGAGGCTTGCTGAAGCATTAAGCAGTTCAGGAAAGTTCGAGGAGGCCCTTCCCCACTTTGAAAAGGCCTTACAGGATGGACTTGAAATCAATACCCTATTTGAATATGCATTTACAGCTTTTCAGGCAGGTCTTTATGAGACAGCCATACGAAAGTTTATTGAACTGAAAGAATTAGATCATGAATACCATTCTCTATATTTGTACCTGGCAAAGAGTTATGAACATCTTGAAGATCTGGAAAAGGCCTTGAAAACGGTCAAAGAAGGAATCAAGGCTGATGAATTCAATAAGGAACTTTACTTCTTCGGAGGAAAAATAGCCTTGAAAAGCGGGCTTGATGAAGAGGCGGAAAATCTATTTAAAGAAGCACTTGCCATTGATCCGGGATACCTGGAAGCTGCACTCACCCTATTGAAATTGTATATGCACCACGAAAGGTATGAAGATGTATTGGAGTGTATTGGTGAAGTAAGGCGATATGGAGAGGATGATCCGCAGTTTGAATGGATAGCTGCTGTATCTTATCAGCAAACCGAACAATTTAAAGAGTCATTAACCAGCTATCATAAAGCATATAATTCATTCAAGAACAATCAAGATTTCCTTGAAGATTATGGTTTCTTTTTAATTGAAGAAGGAGACAGAGCGACATCTAGAGAA
- the aroA gene encoding 3-phosphoshikimate 1-carboxyvinyltransferase, whose protein sequence is MNSKKLQTNIRTLRGSIAIPGDKSISHRSIMFGALAEGETTVTNFLPGADCLSTISCFKQLGVHIEQDGQNVKIEGKGFNGLKEPESVLDVGNSGTTIRLMMGILAGQPFSAVLAGDESIAKRPMTRVVTPLRQMGAVIDGRKGAEYTPLCIRGGKLNGFRYELPVASAQVKSAIILAGLQAEGETIIIEPEETRDHTERMIQEFGGKIEKDGHTIKVSGNQVFKGTSIHVPGDISSAAFFMVAAAITENSEVVLKNVGLNPTRTGIIEVMKSMGADITIEKKTSEGEPAGDITVRSSRLKGTTISGDLIPRLIDEIPVIALLATQAEGITTIKDAAELKVKETNRIDTVANELSILGADITPTADGLIIKGRKALNGGKVTSHGDHRIGMMLAVAALITDGEVELADPDAIDVSYPQFFGHLSELIK, encoded by the coding sequence ATGAATTCAAAAAAATTACAAACAAACATCCGAACATTACGTGGTTCGATTGCCATACCTGGAGATAAGTCGATCTCCCATCGTTCGATAATGTTCGGAGCGCTTGCCGAAGGGGAAACGACAGTCACTAATTTTCTTCCAGGAGCCGACTGTTTAAGTACGATTTCCTGTTTTAAGCAGCTTGGAGTCCATATTGAACAAGATGGGCAGAACGTCAAAATTGAAGGCAAAGGTTTTAATGGATTAAAGGAACCTGAATCTGTTCTGGATGTCGGAAATTCTGGTACGACGATCAGGTTAATGATGGGCATTTTGGCAGGACAGCCATTTTCGGCCGTTTTGGCAGGTGATGAATCGATAGCCAAACGTCCAATGACCCGGGTAGTCACCCCTCTTCGTCAGATGGGAGCAGTCATTGATGGCCGAAAAGGAGCGGAATACACCCCGCTCTGCATAAGAGGTGGCAAATTAAATGGGTTTCGCTATGAATTGCCTGTAGCAAGTGCGCAGGTAAAATCAGCGATAATCTTGGCTGGTTTACAGGCGGAAGGTGAAACGATCATTATCGAACCGGAAGAGACCCGTGATCATACAGAACGAATGATCCAAGAGTTTGGCGGGAAAATCGAAAAGGACGGTCACACGATTAAAGTAAGCGGAAACCAAGTCTTCAAAGGGACTTCCATCCATGTGCCGGGTGATATTTCTTCGGCTGCTTTCTTCATGGTGGCTGCAGCGATTACGGAAAATAGTGAAGTGGTGTTAAAGAATGTAGGCCTTAATCCGACAAGGACAGGAATCATCGAAGTCATGAAATCGATGGGGGCGGATATTACGATAGAGAAGAAGACGAGCGAGGGTGAACCTGCAGGAGACATCACTGTCAGAAGTTCCCGACTAAAAGGGACGACCATCAGCGGTGATTTAATTCCCCGACTCATCGATGAAATACCGGTAATTGCACTTCTGGCAACACAGGCTGAAGGGATAACGACAATCAAGGATGCAGCAGAACTTAAAGTGAAAGAGACGAATCGAATTGATACTGTTGCGAATGAGCTCTCCATCCTTGGGGCAGATATAACCCCGACAGCAGATGGATTGATCATCAAAGGACGTAAAGCCCTTAATGGAGGTAAGGTTACAAGCCATGGAGATCATCGTATCGGGATGATGCTTGCTGTAGCGGCTTTGATAACGGATGGGGAAGTTGAACTTGCTGATCCTGATGCCATAGATGTATCATATCCACAATTTTTTGGGCATTTGAGTGAATTGATAAAGTAA
- a CDS encoding prephenate dehydrogenase has product MKGKVFVIGLGLIGGSLAMAVRHAHPEAVIVGMDLSEKNVQLSTLLGIIDESVSSLEAGAREADLILLAVPVNETVKILAQLADMDLKSDVLISDAGSTKDTVVKAAKPLIDKGVAFIGGHPMAGSHKSGAAAAKLHLFEHAFYLLTPGDSIEEEKVEQLKGWLQGTRANFLVVSPATHDKLTGVISHFPHIVASGLVKQAEHYSKENKLISRLAAGGFRDITRIASSSPEMWRDILLHNRDVLLELMNDWLNEMEHIKGLVANEDSEEILRFFTDAKIFRDDLPTHAKGAIPAFYDLYIDIPDYAGIISEITGYLAQEGISITNIRIIETREEIYGVLVISFQTDVDRIKAAECISRHTDYETILA; this is encoded by the coding sequence GTGAAGGGTAAGGTTTTTGTAATAGGTTTAGGTCTAATTGGCGGATCACTGGCCATGGCTGTACGCCATGCACATCCTGAAGCCGTGATTGTTGGTATGGACCTAAGCGAAAAGAATGTTCAACTATCGACGCTATTGGGGATCATTGATGAGTCTGTATCATCTTTGGAAGCGGGAGCACGTGAAGCTGATTTGATTCTACTTGCTGTGCCTGTCAATGAAACCGTGAAGATTTTAGCTCAATTGGCCGATATGGATTTAAAAAGTGATGTCCTCATATCGGATGCAGGAAGTACGAAGGATACAGTCGTAAAGGCAGCAAAACCATTGATAGATAAAGGGGTGGCCTTCATCGGGGGGCACCCTATGGCTGGTTCCCATAAAAGCGGTGCTGCGGCAGCCAAATTGCATTTATTCGAACACGCATTTTATTTGCTTACTCCCGGCGATTCCATTGAAGAAGAAAAAGTTGAGCAGCTTAAAGGGTGGCTGCAAGGGACAAGAGCTAACTTTCTGGTTGTGAGTCCGGCCACTCATGATAAGCTGACTGGGGTCATTAGTCATTTTCCGCATATTGTCGCGTCGGGGCTCGTTAAGCAGGCAGAACATTACAGTAAGGAAAACAAGTTGATTTCAAGGCTTGCAGCAGGCGGATTCCGAGATATTACAAGAATTGCTTCAAGCAGTCCGGAAATGTGGCGTGACATTTTGTTACATAACCGGGATGTGCTACTTGAATTAATGAATGATTGGCTGAATGAAATGGAGCATATAAAAGGTCTGGTTGCGAATGAAGATAGTGAAGAAATCCTTCGATTCTTTACCGATGCCAAGATTTTCAGGGATGATTTGCCCACACATGCAAAAGGCGCCATACCAGCGTTTTATGATTTATATATCGATATACCGGATTATGCCGGAATAATTTCTGAGATTACCGGATATTTGGCTCAAGAAGGTATCAGCATTACTAACATAAGGATCATTGAAACCAGGGAAGAGATATACGGTGTGCTGGTCATCAGCTTCCAAACGGATGTTGATCGAATCAAAGCTGCGGAGTGTATTTCTAGACATACAGATTATGAAACGATCCTGGCATAA
- the hisC gene encoding histidinol-phosphate transaminase, with the protein MKWNEAVLSLKSYQPGKSTDEVKKLYGLEKITKLASNENPFGCSEKVKESVRNSTHSFAIYPDGYATMLREAVAKHTGVKETQLIFGNGSDENIQIISRSLLGAGKNTVMATGTFSQYRHNATLEGAEIREVPHIDGAHDLEGMLKVIDEKTAVVWLCTPNNPTGKYISEQDLVSFIEKVPEDVLIVLDEAYCEYATAEDYPRTNQWINKYKNLIILRTFSKIYGLASFRVGYGLADEDIIQKLDPSREPFNVNTFAQNIAIVALEDQAFIEKCKEENQKGLKRYYEFCNKENLAYYPSQGNFIFIHFKQDADVVFQYLLERGYIARSGKSFGFPNSLRVTIGSTEENEGMINAIKTFLNEAEAPSDSLL; encoded by the coding sequence TTGAAATGGAATGAAGCGGTCCTCTCCTTGAAGTCTTATCAACCGGGAAAATCCACTGATGAAGTGAAAAAATTATACGGGTTGGAAAAAATCACGAAATTAGCTTCAAATGAAAATCCTTTTGGCTGTTCGGAAAAAGTCAAAGAATCCGTTAGGAATTCAACCCATTCGTTTGCCATCTATCCGGATGGATATGCCACGATGCTTAGGGAAGCTGTTGCAAAACATACAGGTGTGAAAGAAACTCAGCTTATTTTTGGAAATGGATCTGATGAGAACATTCAAATCATCTCCAGGAGCCTATTGGGAGCAGGAAAGAATACGGTCATGGCAACAGGCACTTTTTCGCAGTATCGCCATAATGCCACGTTAGAAGGTGCGGAAATCAGGGAAGTTCCCCATATTGACGGTGCTCATGATCTAGAAGGAATGCTTAAAGTTATAGATGAAAAAACAGCGGTTGTCTGGCTTTGTACACCAAATAATCCAACTGGTAAATACATTTCGGAACAGGACTTAGTATCGTTCATCGAAAAAGTGCCGGAAGATGTTCTAATCGTTTTGGATGAAGCTTATTGTGAATATGCAACGGCTGAGGATTACCCGAGAACGAATCAATGGATTAATAAATATAAAAATTTGATCATACTCCGGACATTCTCAAAAATTTATGGACTTGCCAGTTTTAGGGTAGGGTACGGTTTGGCGGATGAGGATATTATTCAGAAACTAGATCCATCCCGGGAACCATTCAATGTGAACACATTTGCACAGAATATTGCTATCGTCGCTTTGGAAGATCAAGCCTTCATTGAAAAATGCAAGGAAGAAAATCAAAAAGGGCTCAAGCGGTACTATGAATTTTGCAATAAGGAAAATTTAGCTTATTACCCGTCACAAGGTAATTTCATCTTTATCCATTTTAAACAGGATGCCGACGTGGTGTTTCAATATTTGCTTGAACGCGGGTACATCGCAAGGTCGGGGAAATCTTTCGGTTTTCCTAACAGCCTGAGGGTAACGATTGGTTCCACTGAAGAAAATGAAGGAATGATTAATGCGATTAAAACTTTTTTGAATGAAGCTGAGGCACCTTCTGATTCGCTGCTTTAA
- the aroH gene encoding chorismate mutase produces MIRGIRGATTVERDTEMEVISAVEKLMAEIIRVNEIDPDMVASVFFSATEEIRSVFPAKALRKFEGWTYVPVTCMKEIPVSNSLPFCIRVMIHVNTTKSQKEIHHVYQAGATVLRPDLTKQI; encoded by the coding sequence GTGATAAGAGGAATAAGGGGTGCCACTACAGTAGAAAGAGACACAGAGATGGAAGTGATTTCAGCTGTCGAAAAGTTGATGGCGGAGATCATTCGGGTCAACGAGATTGATCCCGATATGGTAGCTTCTGTATTTTTTTCTGCGACGGAAGAGATTCGCTCTGTCTTCCCCGCCAAAGCCTTGAGGAAATTCGAAGGCTGGACTTATGTACCGGTTACATGCATGAAAGAAATACCCGTGAGCAATTCCCTGCCGTTTTGCATCCGGGTCATGATCCACGTAAATACGACGAAATCTCAAAAAGAAATACATCATGTATACCAGGCAGGGGCTACGGTATTACGGCCAGATTTGACAAAGCAGATATAA
- the aroB gene encoding 3-dehydroquinate synthase, with protein MESIQIKTASKQYPVLIGKRAIKELPELITHELNHLNKILIITDEKVAALHLETVKNALIKTGKPVLHHVVPEGEHAKTFDVFYECQSFCLSHQINRKSLIIALGGGAVGDLAGFVAATFMRGIPFIQVPTTLLAHDSAVGGKVAINHPLGKNMIGAFHQPEAVIYDLEFLKTLPLKELRSGFAEVIKHSLIADNEFYLWLKSNIVDLNDLTDEQFLTMITKGIGIKAKIVEEDEKENGIRAFLNFGHTLGHAVESSMGYGNFTHGESILIGMVYALRLSRKKVDLDFKLDEFIDWVSSLGYQIIIPTRLEHAMLLDLMKTDKKSVNDSATFVLLNEVGSPLLMDLADTELIEEMADMI; from the coding sequence ATGGAATCCATCCAAATAAAAACGGCTTCCAAGCAATATCCGGTTTTAATTGGCAAGAGGGCAATAAAAGAATTGCCAGAATTAATAACACACGAATTAAATCATCTAAACAAGATTCTGATCATAACTGATGAGAAAGTGGCGGCACTTCACTTGGAAACTGTGAAAAACGCTCTGATCAAGACGGGAAAACCGGTCCTGCATCATGTAGTGCCAGAAGGGGAGCATGCTAAAACTTTCGATGTGTTTTATGAATGCCAAAGTTTCTGCTTATCCCATCAGATTAATCGCAAGTCATTGATTATCGCCCTTGGCGGTGGTGCAGTCGGTGACTTGGCTGGATTCGTTGCGGCCACTTTTATGAGAGGGATTCCATTTATACAGGTTCCGACGACTTTGCTCGCCCATGATAGTGCAGTGGGTGGCAAGGTTGCCATCAATCACCCGCTGGGGAAAAATATGATTGGGGCCTTTCATCAGCCTGAAGCGGTCATTTATGATCTTGAATTTCTTAAAACTTTGCCTCTTAAAGAATTAAGGTCAGGTTTTGCGGAAGTCATTAAACATTCCTTGATAGCAGATAATGAGTTTTATCTATGGTTAAAGTCGAATATTGTTGATTTGAATGATCTAACGGATGAGCAATTCCTGACAATGATTACAAAAGGAATTGGCATTAAAGCTAAAATTGTCGAAGAGGATGAGAAGGAAAACGGGATTCGTGCCTTTTTGAATTTTGGTCATACGCTTGGACATGCAGTGGAAAGTTCAATGGGATACGGAAACTTTACGCATGGTGAATCAATTTTAATCGGGATGGTATATGCTCTTAGATTAAGCAGGAAAAAAGTGGATCTCGATTTTAAACTAGATGAGTTTATTGACTGGGTTTCTTCTTTAGGTTATCAAATAATCATTCCAACCCGACTGGAACATGCAATGCTACTTGATTTAATGAAAACAGACAAAAAATCGGTCAATGATTCAGCTACCTTTGTTCTGCTAAACGAAGTGGGGTCACCGCTATTAATGGATTTAGCCGACACTGAGCTGATAGAGGAAATGGCGGATATGATATAG
- the aroC gene encoding chorismate synthase, producing MRYLTAGESHGPQLTTIIEGLPAGMPISNEDINQELGRRQKGHGRGRRMQIEKDQAFISSGIRHGYTLGSPVALVVENDDWKHWTKIMGSEGLSEEEAEEIKRKITRPRPGHADLNGGIKYGHRDLRNVLERSSARETTVRVAAGAVAKKLLSLLGIEVASHVLEIGGVKAEPPKYETIQQLQQVTEESSVRCFDKNVEQQMKDAIDEAKQKGDSIGGIVEVIVEGMPVGVGSYVHYDRKLDAKLAAAIMSINAFKGVEIGLGFEAAHLFGSEVHDEIAWDEDQGYYRKTNRLGGFEGGMTTGMPIVVRGVMKPIPTLYKPLKSVDIDTKEVFEASVERSDSCAVPAAAVVAEAVVAWELAAAIIDQFPSDRYEQLAEYMRSYREEVKGF from the coding sequence ATGAGATATTTAACAGCGGGAGAATCACATGGTCCGCAACTGACTACTATCATTGAAGGATTACCGGCAGGAATGCCGATATCGAATGAGGATATTAATCAAGAGTTAGGGCGCCGGCAAAAAGGGCATGGACGTGGAAGAAGGATGCAGATCGAGAAAGATCAGGCATTCATTTCTTCGGGAATCAGACATGGATACACACTCGGTTCACCGGTTGCTTTGGTGGTTGAGAACGATGACTGGAAGCATTGGACAAAGATTATGGGAAGTGAAGGGCTTTCAGAAGAGGAAGCAGAAGAAATTAAACGTAAAATCACCCGGCCCCGTCCTGGTCATGCCGACTTGAACGGCGGGATTAAATATGGGCACCGCGATTTGAGAAATGTTCTGGAACGCTCTTCAGCCCGTGAAACGACAGTAAGGGTGGCAGCAGGTGCTGTCGCTAAAAAGCTATTGTCTTTATTGGGGATAGAAGTGGCATCGCATGTTTTGGAAATTGGCGGAGTGAAGGCAGAACCGCCAAAATACGAAACGATTCAGCAATTACAACAAGTAACGGAAGAATCTTCTGTTAGATGTTTTGACAAAAACGTAGAGCAACAGATGAAGGATGCAATTGATGAAGCGAAACAAAAAGGAGATTCCATCGGCGGAATCGTTGAAGTCATTGTAGAAGGAATGCCTGTAGGTGTGGGAAGTTATGTGCATTATGACCGGAAACTTGATGCGAAACTAGCCGCAGCGATAATGAGCATCAATGCTTTTAAAGGTGTGGAAATAGGTCTTGGATTTGAAGCGGCCCATCTATTCGGCAGTGAGGTCCATGATGAAATCGCATGGGACGAAGATCAGGGTTATTACCGAAAAACCAATCGCCTTGGCGGTTTTGAAGGCGGTATGACAACTGGAATGCCGATAGTTGTACGCGGTGTGATGAAGCCGATCCCGACTTTATATAAACCTTTGAAAAGTGTTGATATCGATACGAAGGAAGTGTTTGAAGCAAGTGTCGAACGTTCCGATAGTTGTGCGGTTCCTGCTGCAGCGGTAGTTGCTGAGGCGGTAGTGGCATGGGAGCTGGCGGCTGCCATCATTGATCAATTCCCATCAGATCGGTATGAGCAATTAGCAGAATACATGAGATCATATCGGGAAGAAGTAAAGGGGTTTTAA